In the Quercus lobata isolate SW786 chromosome 5, ValleyOak3.0 Primary Assembly, whole genome shotgun sequence genome, one interval contains:
- the LOC115991630 gene encoding putative disease resistance protein At3g14460 isoform X2, protein MLHELEIVGCKKVRSENTIELSSLKSVFFSMPMPNILKEKFMQRLTKIEYLKIYNCKELTTSLWQDRLESLVRLYIKSCPRLVNISLPSMLRTITIESCHALNSLPISNCTCLEHATIEGCASLTSISRGKLPPSLKRLDVHNCENLLFVVDVGEASPSSSLKMIEENLHGNSNNNASFLQHLEIKDCKSLKCLSSSGNLSVMLKHLKIYGCLKLTSLSSRDQLPAALKHISMRLCPMLESIANTLHNNASLEQLKIWHCEKLKTLPEGLHKLCHLNEINIGGCSSLVSFPDGGLLPTNLRKLVIQDCVNIGKQVAKWGLHKLTSLKYLKIYGFSEWQSFPEEGKNMMMLPSSLTRLEIMSFPNLVFLSSKGFQNLSALKKLLIYDCSKLSSLPEKGLPLSLLKLYIYRCHLLEQHCKKGDGREWLKIANIPCILIDGHAQQRGKTT, encoded by the exons ATGCTTCATGAATTAGAAATTGTGGGATGCAAAAAGGTGCGGAGCGAAAATACAATCGAGTTAAGTTCCCTAAAATCAGTGTTTTTTTCTATGccaatgccaaatattttgaaGGAGAAGTTCATGCAAAGGTTAACAAAGATCGAATATCTGAAGATATACAATTGTAAGGAGCTAACAACATCACTGTGGCAAGATAGGCTGGAGTCCCTTGTAAGGCTATATATCAAATCATGCCCAAGACTTGTCAACATTAGCTTGCCTTCTATGTTAAGGACCATAACAATTGAAAGTTGCCATGCTCTGAACTCCTTGCCAATATCCAATTGTACGTGTCTAGAACACGCAACTATTGAGGGATGTGCTTCTTTAACCTCCATTTCAAGAGGTAAGCTACCTCCTTCTTTAAAAAGGCTAGATGTACATAATTGTGAGAATTTGTTGTTTGTGGTGGATGTGGGAGAggcttctccttcttcttctctaaAAATGATAGAGGAGAATCTTCATGGCAACAGTAACAACAATGCATCTTTTCTTCAACACTTAGAGATTAAGGATTGTAAATCTCTAAAATGCTTATCATCAAGTGGCAACCTATCTGTCATGCTTAAACACCTTAAGATTTATGGATGCTTAAAGCTGACATCCTTATCATCAAGAGACCAGTTACCTGCAGCCCTAAAACACATTTCAATGCGGCTTTGTCCAATGTTGGAGTCAATAGCAAATACACTACACAACAATGCATCTCTTGAACAACTTAAAATATGGCATTGTGAAAAGCTTAAGACCTTACCCGAGGGCCTACACAAACTATGCCACCTCAATGAGATCAACATAGGTGGGTGTTCTAGTCTTGTTTCCTTTCCAGATGGAGGGTTGCTCCCTACCAACCTGAGAAAGCTTGTGATTCAAGATT GTGTCAATATCGGTAAGCAAGTAGCTAAGTGGGGATTGCACAAACTCACTTCTCTTAAATATCTCAAGATTTATGGATTTTCAGAGTGGCAGTCGTTTCCTGAAGAAGGGAAGAATATGATGATGTTGCCTAGCTCTCTCACTCGCTTGGAGATTATGAGTTTTCCAAATTTAGTATTCCTATCCTCGAAGGGCTTTCAAAACCTCTCTGCTCTTAAAAAACTGCTGATCTATGATTGCTCTAAACTCTCATCCCTTCCTGAGAAAGGTCTGCCTCTCTCACTTCTGAAACTTTATATTTATAGGTGTCATCTGCTGGAACAACATTGTAAGAAAGGCGATGGGCGAGAGTGGCTCAAGATAGCTAATATCCCTTGCATTCTGATTGATGGCCATGCACAACAAAGAGGAAAAACTACATAA
- the LOC115991630 gene encoding putative disease resistance protein At3g14460 isoform X3, with product MLHELEIVGCKKVRSENTIELSSLKSVFFSMPMPNILKEKFMQRLTKIEYLKIYNCKELTTSLWQDRLESLVRLYIKSCPRLVNISLPSMLRTITIESCHALNSLPISNCTCLEHATIEGCASLTSISRGKLPPSLKRLDVHNCENLLFVVDVGEASPSSSLKMIEENLHGNSNNNASFLQHLEIKDCKSLKCLSSSGNLSVMLKHLKIYGCLKLTSLSSRDQLPAALKHISMRLCPMLESIANTLHNNASLEQLKIWHCEKLKTLPEGLHKLCHLNEINIGVNIGKQVAKWGLHKLTSLKYLKIYGFSEWQSFPEEGKNMMMLPSSLTRLEIMSFPNLVFLSSKGFQNLSALKKLLIYDCSKLSSLPEKGLPLSLLKLYIYRCHLLEQHCKKGDGREWLKIANIPCILIDGHAQQRGKTT from the exons ATGCTTCATGAATTAGAAATTGTGGGATGCAAAAAGGTGCGGAGCGAAAATACAATCGAGTTAAGTTCCCTAAAATCAGTGTTTTTTTCTATGccaatgccaaatattttgaaGGAGAAGTTCATGCAAAGGTTAACAAAGATCGAATATCTGAAGATATACAATTGTAAGGAGCTAACAACATCACTGTGGCAAGATAGGCTGGAGTCCCTTGTAAGGCTATATATCAAATCATGCCCAAGACTTGTCAACATTAGCTTGCCTTCTATGTTAAGGACCATAACAATTGAAAGTTGCCATGCTCTGAACTCCTTGCCAATATCCAATTGTACGTGTCTAGAACACGCAACTATTGAGGGATGTGCTTCTTTAACCTCCATTTCAAGAGGTAAGCTACCTCCTTCTTTAAAAAGGCTAGATGTACATAATTGTGAGAATTTGTTGTTTGTGGTGGATGTGGGAGAggcttctccttcttcttctctaaAAATGATAGAGGAGAATCTTCATGGCAACAGTAACAACAATGCATCTTTTCTTCAACACTTAGAGATTAAGGATTGTAAATCTCTAAAATGCTTATCATCAAGTGGCAACCTATCTGTCATGCTTAAACACCTTAAGATTTATGGATGCTTAAAGCTGACATCCTTATCATCAAGAGACCAGTTACCTGCAGCCCTAAAACACATTTCAATGCGGCTTTGTCCAATGTTGGAGTCAATAGCAAATACACTACACAACAATGCATCTCTTGAACAACTTAAAATATGGCATTGTGAAAAGCTTAAGACCTTACCCGAGGGCCTACACAAACTATGCCACCTCAATGAGATCAACATAG GTGTCAATATCGGTAAGCAAGTAGCTAAGTGGGGATTGCACAAACTCACTTCTCTTAAATATCTCAAGATTTATGGATTTTCAGAGTGGCAGTCGTTTCCTGAAGAAGGGAAGAATATGATGATGTTGCCTAGCTCTCTCACTCGCTTGGAGATTATGAGTTTTCCAAATTTAGTATTCCTATCCTCGAAGGGCTTTCAAAACCTCTCTGCTCTTAAAAAACTGCTGATCTATGATTGCTCTAAACTCTCATCCCTTCCTGAGAAAGGTCTGCCTCTCTCACTTCTGAAACTTTATATTTATAGGTGTCATCTGCTGGAACAACATTGTAAGAAAGGCGATGGGCGAGAGTGGCTCAAGATAGCTAATATCCCTTGCATTCTGATTGATGGCCATGCACAACAAAGAGGAAAAACTACATAA
- the LOC115991630 gene encoding putative disease resistance protein At3g14460 isoform X1, producing the protein MLHELEIVGCKKVRSENTIELSSLKSVFFSMPMPNILKEKFMQRLTKIEYLKIYNCKELTTSLWQDRLESLVRLYIKSCPRLVNISLPSMLRTITIESCHALNSLPISNCTCLEHATIEGCASLTSISRGKLPPSLKRLDVHNCENLLFVVDVGEASPSSSLKMIEENLHGNSNNNASFLQHLEIKDCKSLKCLSSSGNLSVMLKHLKIYGCLKLTSLSSRDQLPAALKHISMRLCPMLESIANTLHNNASLEQLKIWHCEKLKTLPEGLHKLCHLNEINIGGCSSLVSFPDGGLLPTNLRKLVIQDCKNLKSLPKCMYILTSLQKLSIWQCPSITLFHEEGFPTNLTSFNLSGVNIGKQVAKWGLHKLTSLKYLKIYGFSEWQSFPEEGKNMMMLPSSLTRLEIMSFPNLVFLSSKGFQNLSALKKLLIYDCSKLSSLPEKGLPLSLLKLYIYRCHLLEQHCKKGDGREWLKIANIPCILIDGHAQQRGKTT; encoded by the coding sequence ATGCTTCATGAATTAGAAATTGTGGGATGCAAAAAGGTGCGGAGCGAAAATACAATCGAGTTAAGTTCCCTAAAATCAGTGTTTTTTTCTATGccaatgccaaatattttgaaGGAGAAGTTCATGCAAAGGTTAACAAAGATCGAATATCTGAAGATATACAATTGTAAGGAGCTAACAACATCACTGTGGCAAGATAGGCTGGAGTCCCTTGTAAGGCTATATATCAAATCATGCCCAAGACTTGTCAACATTAGCTTGCCTTCTATGTTAAGGACCATAACAATTGAAAGTTGCCATGCTCTGAACTCCTTGCCAATATCCAATTGTACGTGTCTAGAACACGCAACTATTGAGGGATGTGCTTCTTTAACCTCCATTTCAAGAGGTAAGCTACCTCCTTCTTTAAAAAGGCTAGATGTACATAATTGTGAGAATTTGTTGTTTGTGGTGGATGTGGGAGAggcttctccttcttcttctctaaAAATGATAGAGGAGAATCTTCATGGCAACAGTAACAACAATGCATCTTTTCTTCAACACTTAGAGATTAAGGATTGTAAATCTCTAAAATGCTTATCATCAAGTGGCAACCTATCTGTCATGCTTAAACACCTTAAGATTTATGGATGCTTAAAGCTGACATCCTTATCATCAAGAGACCAGTTACCTGCAGCCCTAAAACACATTTCAATGCGGCTTTGTCCAATGTTGGAGTCAATAGCAAATACACTACACAACAATGCATCTCTTGAACAACTTAAAATATGGCATTGTGAAAAGCTTAAGACCTTACCCGAGGGCCTACACAAACTATGCCACCTCAATGAGATCAACATAGGTGGGTGTTCTAGTCTTGTTTCCTTTCCAGATGGAGGGTTGCTCCCTACCAACCTGAGAAAGCTTGTGATTCAAGATTGTAAGAATCTTAAGAGCTTGCCCAAATGCATGTACATCCTTACCTCTCTTCAAAAATTAAGTATATGGCAATGTCCAAGTATTACATTGTTTCATGAAGAGGGTTTCCCCACCAATCTAACATCATTTAATTTGTCAGGTGTCAATATCGGTAAGCAAGTAGCTAAGTGGGGATTGCACAAACTCACTTCTCTTAAATATCTCAAGATTTATGGATTTTCAGAGTGGCAGTCGTTTCCTGAAGAAGGGAAGAATATGATGATGTTGCCTAGCTCTCTCACTCGCTTGGAGATTATGAGTTTTCCAAATTTAGTATTCCTATCCTCGAAGGGCTTTCAAAACCTCTCTGCTCTTAAAAAACTGCTGATCTATGATTGCTCTAAACTCTCATCCCTTCCTGAGAAAGGTCTGCCTCTCTCACTTCTGAAACTTTATATTTATAGGTGTCATCTGCTGGAACAACATTGTAAGAAAGGCGATGGGCGAGAGTGGCTCAAGATAGCTAATATCCCTTGCATTCTGATTGATGGCCATGCACAACAAAGAGGAAAAACTACATAA
- the LOC115991631 gene encoding protein TIFY 10A-like, with protein MLKYSKAQEKSNFAQTCNLLSQYMKEKGSLSLEMTRKPEPKENPQTPVATTMDLLTNLENSGEALRQNAVAPASNVQPMDFLQKLSVCPSNPTEMATNKADSRKPATMEAVTAQMTIFYRGQVLVFDDLPAEKAREIITVATKGSSSVSNGFVSTPASIMEKVRSRSPMASESNVVAAYERNTTTKERVQQQPRAIGSDLPIARRASLHRFFEKRKDRAAANAPYQVNPPSPAAPKPEESNPWIEVGGQSSNQLELKL; from the exons ATGTTGAAATACAGCAAGGCACAAGAGAAGTCCAATTTTGCACAGACGTGCAACCTCTTGAGCCAGTACATGAAGGAGAAAGGAAGTCTTAGCCTTGAAATGACTAGGAAACCAGAACCCAAAG AAAACCCCCAGACACCAGTGGCAACCACTATGGATTTGTTAACAAACTTGGAAAATTCAGGTGAAGCTTTGAGACAAAACGCTGTGGCTCCGGCCTCAAACGTGCAACCCATGGACTTTCTTCAAAAGCTTAGTGTTTGTCCCTCAAACCCAACTGAAATGGCTACCAATAAGGCTGATTCCAG GAAGCCTGCAACCATGGAGGCTGTGACAGCCCAGATGACCATATTCTATAGGGGCCAAGTTCTAGTATTCGATGACTTACCAGCTGAGAAGGCAAGGGAAATCATAACTGTGGCTACCAAGGGAAGCTCTAGTGTTTCTAATGGCTTTGTTTCTACTCCTGCTAGCATAATGGAGAAAGTTAGATCAAGAAGTCCCATGGCTTCTGAATCAAATGTTGTAGCCGCGTACGAAAGGAATACTACCACCAAAGAAAGGGTTCAACAGCAACCTCGTGCCATTGGTTCTG ATCTGCCTATTGCAAGAAGAGCTTCACTTCACCGGTTCTTTGAGAAGAGAAAGGATAG GGCGGCAGCAAATGCACCATACCAAGTGAACCCACCTTCACCAGCTGCACCCAAGCCTGAGGAAAGCAATCCATGGATTGAGGTGGGAGGTCAATCTTCAAACCAGCTTGAGCTCAAGTTATAG